Proteins from a genomic interval of uncultured Methanocorpusculum sp.:
- the lysS gene encoding lysine--tRNA ligase, whose translation MEEKIHEKIHWADAKAAQVAADAPQLIATGITPSGPIHLGNMREVMTGDMIYKALLKRGVEAELVYIADDFDPLRKVYPFLSDEYQKYIGWPVSDIPCPCGKHKSYAEHFLDPFLSAIEELDIHPRIIRTSEAYRSSMFTEQIKQALIHAEDIKEILERVSGRKLEEGWTPYYPICSSCGTISRAAILSHDIENHTVTYKCSCGHEGVSDYSKGEGKLVWRVDWPMRWSVHGVTVEPFGKDHASPGGSYDTGKIITKEIYGYNAPVPVTYEWISLKGKGEMHSSKGVVLTIRDMLDVVPPEVLRYLIAKTKPDKTIAFDPGMGLLRLIDEYDKAAVVGESREYELSRIASPQTTIPFRHMVTVVQIARTDDAIFDILKRSGYEIVDKEAVLDQANRAKVWLERYAPEDAKFAVAESLPEVAANEKPEVKSAVVAYAKIVTDAEWKADVLHNAVYDAAQVAGVTGKEVFTGIYRAFLGADRGPRLGWFLEALGREETLKRLLEMSL comes from the coding sequence ATGGAAGAAAAAATACATGAGAAGATTCACTGGGCTGATGCGAAAGCAGCGCAGGTTGCGGCCGATGCTCCGCAGCTGATCGCGACCGGCATTACGCCGTCCGGTCCTATTCATCTAGGGAATATGCGTGAGGTCATGACGGGGGATATGATCTACAAAGCTCTCCTCAAAAGGGGAGTCGAGGCCGAGCTTGTATATATTGCAGACGACTTCGATCCGCTGAGAAAAGTATACCCGTTCCTCTCTGACGAATATCAGAAATATATCGGCTGGCCGGTCAGCGATATCCCGTGCCCGTGCGGAAAACACAAAAGTTATGCAGAACATTTCCTTGATCCCTTCCTCTCGGCAATCGAAGAGCTCGACATCCACCCGCGGATCATCCGGACGAGCGAAGCTTACCGCTCCAGTATGTTTACTGAACAGATCAAACAGGCACTCATTCACGCCGAAGATATCAAAGAGATCCTTGAAAGAGTCTCCGGCAGAAAACTCGAAGAAGGATGGACGCCGTATTATCCTATCTGTTCCTCATGCGGCACGATTTCCCGTGCAGCGATCCTCTCCCACGATATCGAAAACCATACCGTCACCTACAAATGTTCATGTGGTCACGAAGGCGTCTCCGACTACTCCAAAGGCGAAGGGAAACTTGTCTGGCGTGTCGACTGGCCGATGCGCTGGTCCGTACATGGCGTAACGGTCGAGCCGTTTGGAAAAGACCACGCCTCGCCCGGCGGATCGTATGATACCGGCAAAATCATCACGAAAGAGATCTACGGTTACAATGCTCCGGTCCCGGTAACTTACGAATGGATCAGCCTGAAAGGAAAAGGCGAGATGCACTCCTCAAAAGGCGTAGTCTTAACGATTCGGGATATGCTCGATGTCGTCCCGCCGGAAGTTCTCCGCTACTTGATTGCAAAAACCAAACCAGACAAGACCATCGCGTTTGATCCGGGAATGGGCCTGCTCCGTTTAATCGACGAGTATGACAAGGCGGCCGTTGTTGGAGAGTCCCGCGAGTATGAACTATCCAGAATCGCCTCCCCCCAGACGACGATCCCGTTCCGTCATATGGTGACCGTTGTCCAGATCGCACGGACCGATGATGCAATCTTCGATATCCTCAAACGCAGCGGATACGAGATTGTTGACAAAGAGGCCGTTCTCGATCAGGCAAACCGTGCCAAGGTCTGGCTCGAACGTTACGCTCCCGAAGATGCCAAGTTTGCCGTTGCCGAATCCCTGCCGGAGGTTGCCGCGAATGAAAAACCCGAGGTCAAATCAGCCGTAGTTGCCTACGCAAAAATAGTCACCGATGCCGAGTGGAAAGCCGATGTTCTCCACAATGCCGTGTATGACGCCGCCCAGGTAGCCGGCGTTACCGGAAAAGAGGTCTTCACCGGTATCTACCGGGCTTTCCTTGGGGCTGACAGGGGTCCGCGTCTCGGCTGGTTCCTCGAAGCGCTTGGCCGCGAAGAGACGCTGAAACGTCTTCTTGAGATGTCGTTATAA
- a CDS encoding thymidylate synthase produces MKLLRAPNLARAHELVIRYILEKGSLLTTENGEETVETDEVCLFVDTPLAKPMVSPCSRFKEAFLDEYAKNLIEGSDSVFEYDYHGRLFDWGCGLTQNGEIHQDQIQYIIDKLRESPVSRRAVAVTWCPPVDAKLADCPCLQLVQCVVREGKLNMKIVFRSNDMLSAAGSNMFALAKLQEYIAEKIGVGVGTYTHISLVPHVYYKRDAADIPPFCGKGTQFTPCVEVCRACGGCAKAQR; encoded by the coding sequence ATGAAACTACTTCGTGCACCGAACCTTGCACGGGCACATGAACTTGTTATCCGGTATATTTTGGAAAAGGGTAGCTTGCTGACTACCGAGAACGGTGAGGAAACGGTTGAAACCGACGAGGTCTGCCTTTTCGTCGACACCCCTCTTGCCAAACCGATGGTCTCGCCATGTTCCAGATTTAAAGAAGCATTTCTGGATGAGTATGCCAAAAATCTGATTGAGGGGTCGGATTCGGTGTTCGAGTATGATTATCACGGACGGCTTTTCGACTGGGGCTGCGGACTTACGCAAAACGGCGAGATTCATCAGGATCAGATCCAGTATATCATCGATAAATTACGGGAAAGCCCGGTATCCCGCCGTGCCGTCGCCGTGACCTGGTGTCCTCCGGTCGATGCAAAACTTGCCGACTGCCCCTGTCTTCAGCTGGTCCAGTGCGTTGTCAGAGAAGGGAAACTGAATATGAAGATCGTGTTCCGGAGTAATGATATGCTCTCAGCCGCCGGATCGAATATGTTTGCCCTTGCAAAACTTCAGGAATATATCGCAGAAAAAATCGGGGTAGGGGTCGGGACCTACACGCATATATCGCTCGTACCTCATGTATATTATAAACGGGATGCAGCAGACATTCCGCCGTTTTGTGGAAAGGGAACACAATTCACTCCATGCGTTGAGGTCTGCCGTGCATGCGGCGGATGTGCAAAAGCACAACGCTAA
- a CDS encoding AI-2E family transporter, protein MNIPQYARDHFSLILVVLIFLAILVVSWNYIFLFILALSVAVVFLPLHRKMTKRIPAPFSAGILITIVLAIIIGVCVGIVVVVSSDFGYFMSIFQTIINTVTNMLHLTDGSDFSIKIVEEVKSILLTMFPSFALSAAQMIPAVIIDMILFYSLVYLSIICGDRIWADLCSIVPSGSMDNVLLMAKKTKDILFSIYVVHVFIAFLTFFLAYAFFLVLGYGHEIFFSTMCALFALIPVLGPLMVIIFVGIYALCLGDIRGVILTATLGYFLTCVLTDLIIRPKLTGKRVKIRPMLMFVGFFGGAMAMGLLGFVLGPVLLILGLTAYEIFIKEGRKQKASEIMYEETKV, encoded by the coding sequence ATGAATATTCCGCAGTATGCAAGAGACCATTTCAGTCTGATACTTGTCGTTCTGATATTTCTGGCAATTCTTGTTGTCTCGTGGAATTATATTTTCCTCTTTATCCTTGCTCTTTCCGTGGCGGTTGTGTTTCTGCCGCTGCATCGGAAGATGACAAAGCGTATCCCGGCACCGTTTTCTGCGGGGATTTTGATAACGATTGTTCTAGCGATAATCATCGGGGTTTGTGTGGGAATCGTTGTGGTGGTCAGTTCGGATTTTGGGTACTTCATGTCCATTTTCCAGACGATCATAAACACCGTTACCAATATGCTTCATTTAACTGACGGCAGTGATTTTTCTATAAAAATCGTTGAAGAGGTAAAAAGCATCCTTCTTACCATGTTTCCAAGCTTTGCCCTGAGCGCAGCACAGATGATTCCGGCCGTTATCATCGACATGATCCTCTTTTATTCCCTCGTCTATCTGTCGATAATCTGCGGGGACAGAATTTGGGCCGATTTGTGCAGCATTGTTCCTTCTGGTTCGATGGACAATGTCCTGCTGATGGCGAAAAAGACCAAAGATATCCTCTTCTCTATCTACGTAGTTCATGTTTTCATAGCCTTTCTGACCTTCTTTTTAGCATACGCTTTTTTCCTGGTGCTTGGGTACGGTCATGAGATTTTCTTCTCCACGATGTGTGCTTTATTTGCTCTGATCCCGGTCTTAGGCCCGCTTATGGTGATCATTTTCGTCGGCATCTACGCGTTATGTCTTGGCGATATCCGAGGCGTGATTCTGACCGCAACGCTTGGATACTTCCTGACCTGTGTCTTAACCGATCTGATCATCCGCCCGAAACTCACCGGAAAACGGGTGAAGATCAGACCAATGCTCATGTTCGTCGGATTTTTCGGCGGGGCTATGGCAATGGGACTTCTGGGATTCGTTTTAGGCCCTGTCCTTTTGATCCTTGGACTTACCGCGTATGAGATCTTCATCAAGGAAGGAAGAAAGCAAAAAGCCAGTGAGATAATGTATGAGGAAACCAAGGTTTGA
- a CDS encoding pentapeptide repeat-containing protein, translating into MRKPRFDAGQYSLLQECSKAKDFTRWNAWYTVHLKETMYLRSSDAYGAHLEGGDLAYWFLEGANLRFANLKNADLSYSYLKSADISYANLAGTNLWRAYLSKAVLDGANPDAAVYDGAGKIKCDPVQVTRLKEGVSSWNPWYENEISNKPDDTRVYGAYLEEASFMGLDLSGVNLSYAHLEGADLRHVNFSDADLTHAHLEGADMWKADLSGADLRFAELGGANMAGAKKVNTLF; encoded by the coding sequence ATGAGGAAACCAAGGTTTGACGCAGGGCAGTATTCACTGCTGCAGGAATGTTCGAAGGCGAAGGATTTCACCCGCTGGAACGCGTGGTATACCGTCCATTTGAAAGAAACGATGTATCTGAGAAGTTCTGATGCATACGGTGCCCATCTTGAAGGCGGGGACCTTGCCTACTGGTTTTTGGAGGGTGCCAATCTCAGGTTTGCAAATCTCAAAAATGCCGACCTATCCTACTCCTATCTGAAGTCGGCTGACATATCCTATGCGAATCTTGCAGGCACCAATCTCTGGCGTGCCTATTTATCCAAGGCCGTCCTTGACGGTGCCAATCCTGATGCTGCCGTTTATGACGGGGCAGGAAAAATAAAGTGCGATCCAGTACAGGTTACCCGTCTTAAAGAAGGGGTTTCCAGTTGGAATCCGTGGTATGAAAACGAGATCTCGAACAAACCGGATGATACCCGAGTTTACGGCGCATATCTGGAAGAGGCTTCGTTTATGGGTCTGGATTTGTCGGGAGTGAATCTCTCCTATGCCCATCTGGAAGGCGCCGATCTCAGGCATGTAAATTTCTCTGATGCCGATCTTACCCACGCTCATCTGGAAGGTGCAGATATGTGGAAAGCCGATCTTTCCGGTGCCGATCTTCGATTTGCCGAGTTAGGCGGCGCAAATATGGCCGGTGCCAAAAAAGTCAACACTCTTTTTTAA
- a CDS encoding DUF1614 domain-containing protein, producing the protein MSRLIFSPISIWILFALILLVVIGLPLLFFGLIGAALGNLGFGFWMIVLLIIAIVIGSFINIPLGTLKPKSQKQKEEPTPRKPTGQYAPSMYDKMYRTDRFEPEPYASESSARKTRISINLGGAVIPILISIYIIFMGAFGTITHDPWYLAKMTAALIITTVCVYLAAKPVRGIGIATPFFVGPVVTLAAALILGGGFGLPAAGIAYVAGTLGTLIGADLLHLKDVPTQETSMLSIGGAGTFDGIFLTGILTALLASF; encoded by the coding sequence GTGTCAAGACTTATATTCAGCCCAATCTCCATCTGGATTCTGTTTGCCCTGATCCTCCTCGTCGTAATAGGATTACCTTTGCTGTTCTTCGGACTCATCGGAGCAGCACTCGGAAATCTGGGATTCGGGTTCTGGATGATCGTTCTTCTGATCATAGCCATCGTTATTGGAAGTTTCATCAATATTCCTCTTGGAACGCTGAAGCCAAAAAGCCAAAAACAAAAAGAAGAGCCAACCCCGAGAAAACCAACCGGACAGTATGCCCCGTCTATGTATGATAAGATGTACCGGACTGACCGGTTCGAACCGGAACCATATGCTTCCGAGTCTTCTGCAAGGAAAACACGGATATCTATAAACCTCGGCGGTGCAGTGATCCCGATTCTTATCTCGATTTATATCATCTTCATGGGTGCTTTCGGCACAATAACTCATGACCCGTGGTATCTTGCAAAGATGACAGCGGCCTTGATCATCACAACCGTGTGTGTCTATCTCGCAGCCAAACCTGTGAGAGGAATTGGAATTGCCACGCCGTTCTTTGTCGGCCCGGTCGTAACGCTCGCAGCAGCGTTGATTCTCGGTGGAGGGTTCGGGCTTCCGGCAGCAGGGATCGCCTATGTGGCGGGAACTCTTGGGACGCTGATTGGGGCTGATCTTCTGCACCTAAAGGATGTTCCGACCCAGGAAACCTCGATGCTTTCCATCGGAGGGGCCGGAACCTTTGACGGGATTTTCCTTACAGGAATTCTCACAGCACTGCTCGCTT
- a CDS encoding DUF4013 domain-containing protein, producing the protein MVMGFSENIQNSKEYANTAFKTFGSWFVLILLYSVMFAGMVLLILGLIFVLMAFAAMTPAFASAVDSAMMSSPMMDSAALAMFTSASVLFFILGSIVTTLAGVFIYGFMMRVYRGGELALNHWGKMFVEGILAMIILFIYMIPYMIISTLVTLGPMDNMAYLIIVGMIIPIILLIISVMIGMMGVIKFAKEEKFGAAFHIKELLTLIGNIGWLRYLGYWILLSLIVGVAEIVLFCIPIAGFVLLVVALPFIMIVTARFFANLYDSALPAVTE; encoded by the coding sequence ATGGTAATGGGTTTTAGCGAAAACATCCAGAACTCCAAGGAGTATGCAAACACTGCATTCAAAACCTTTGGTAGCTGGTTTGTTCTCATTCTCCTGTACTCGGTAATGTTTGCCGGTATGGTTCTGCTGATCCTCGGTCTGATCTTTGTTTTGATGGCGTTTGCCGCCATGACTCCCGCATTTGCATCAGCGGTCGATTCTGCAATGATGAGTTCTCCAATGATGGATTCGGCGGCTTTGGCAATGTTCACCTCTGCCTCGGTTCTCTTCTTCATTCTGGGGTCAATTGTCACGACACTTGCAGGAGTCTTCATCTATGGATTTATGATGAGAGTGTACCGCGGAGGAGAACTTGCACTGAATCACTGGGGTAAGATGTTTGTCGAGGGAATTCTCGCAATGATCATCCTCTTCATCTACATGATCCCCTATATGATCATCTCAACTCTCGTGACCCTTGGTCCGATGGATAACATGGCATATCTCATCATTGTCGGCATGATTATCCCGATCATTCTTCTGATCATCTCTGTTATGATTGGAATGATGGGTGTTATCAAATTCGCAAAGGAAGAGAAGTTCGGTGCAGCATTCCACATTAAGGAACTTCTGACCCTTATCGGCAATATAGGCTGGTTACGGTATCTTGGATACTGGATCCTTCTTTCCCTGATCGTTGGTGTTGCAGAAATCGTTCTTTTCTGTATCCCGATCGCCGGCTTTGTGCTGCTCGTCGTCGCACTGCCTTTTATCATGATCGTGACTGCCCGGTTCTTCGCCAATCTCTATGACTCGGCTCTTCCGGCAGTAACGGAATAA
- the radC gene encoding DNA repair protein RadC gives MSLKNTADIDKPREKLIAKGPGSLELEELVAAIIGRGIPGCDAVQIGKKVGKILMSKTYETEVDDLCGVNGMGEGKACQIIAALELARRFPPPVHRFAVIHKAEDVLPFVHQYRYDAQENVISVTLSGAHEVLKVRLITKGLVNESQIHPREVFAGAIQDRAAVMILIHNHPSGNLHPSKQDLKITKEMQAAGELLGIKLLDHLIIGPTDGFWSIVGEE, from the coding sequence ATGAGTCTGAAAAATACTGCGGATATCGATAAACCAAGAGAAAAACTGATTGCAAAGGGTCCGGGAAGCCTTGAACTTGAAGAGCTGGTTGCGGCTATCATCGGACGAGGGATTCCGGGCTGCGATGCCGTACAAATCGGGAAAAAAGTTGGAAAAATTCTGATGTCCAAAACCTATGAAACGGAGGTTGATGATCTCTGCGGGGTGAACGGCATGGGGGAGGGAAAAGCGTGCCAGATCATAGCCGCCCTGGAACTTGCACGCCGTTTCCCTCCGCCCGTCCACCGATTTGCGGTTATCCACAAAGCAGAAGATGTGCTACCTTTCGTTCATCAGTACCGCTATGATGCACAGGAAAACGTCATTTCAGTAACATTGTCCGGGGCACATGAAGTACTGAAGGTCAGACTCATCACCAAAGGTCTCGTGAATGAATCACAAATCCACCCAAGAGAAGTTTTTGCCGGGGCAATCCAAGACCGGGCTGCAGTGATGATCCTGATCCATAATCATCCGTCGGGAAATCTTCATCCAAGCAAACAGGATTTGAAAATAACAAAGGAGATGCAGGCTGCCGGAGAACTACTCGGCATCAAACTTCTGGATCATCTGATCATTGGACCGACGGACGGATTCTGGAGTATTGTAGGCGAAGAATAA
- a CDS encoding rubrerythrin family protein, with translation MNTQDCINGAFSGESQANRKYKSYAEAAADEGYDHVAKLFRATSAAEEIHARRLLRVGGYIGTTVANLEAGREGELHETNEMYPEFISIAEKEDRQDAVITFMHAMKAEAVHAELYRKALEAVKAGKDFDVKTIYLCPVCGNVEIDKAPANCPICGIPGASFKVVE, from the coding sequence ATGAACACTCAGGACTGTATTAACGGAGCGTTTTCTGGAGAATCGCAGGCAAACCGCAAGTATAAATCATATGCGGAAGCAGCAGCCGATGAAGGATACGATCATGTGGCAAAACTCTTCCGTGCGACGTCAGCAGCAGAAGAGATCCACGCACGTCGTCTTCTCCGTGTCGGGGGCTACATCGGAACAACCGTTGCAAACCTTGAAGCCGGCCGCGAAGGCGAACTCCATGAGACCAATGAGATGTATCCGGAATTTATCTCCATCGCAGAAAAGGAAGACCGTCAGGATGCTGTCATCACATTCATGCACGCCATGAAAGCCGAGGCCGTACATGCTGAACTCTACAGAAAAGCACTTGAAGCGGTAAAAGCAGGCAAAGATTTCGATGTGAAAACCATCTATCTCTGCCCCGTCTGCGGAAACGTCGAGATCGACAAAGCTCCGGCAAACTGCCCTATCTGCGGTATTCCCGGCGCCTCATTCAAAGTCGTCGAGTAA
- a CDS encoding rubrerythrin family protein, with protein MFRRIPVNRKYKTFSEAADEEGYTHLANLFRATSAAEEIHSRELLQVGGYIGSMASNLEAGIEAELRASTESYPAFISISEKEDRQDAALIFTHAMNAEARHAVLYKKALEEVNAGKDFDAKTIYLCPVCGNVEIDNVPEHCPVCGVPGSSFKVIE; from the coding sequence ATTTTCCGGCGAATCCCGGTAAACCGCAAGTATAAAACATTTTCAGAAGCGGCGGATGAAGAAGGATATACGCATTTAGCCAACCTCTTCCGTGCAACGTCAGCAGCCGAGGAGATTCATTCACGCGAGCTTCTCCAAGTCGGCGGGTATATTGGCAGTATGGCTTCCAATCTTGAGGCCGGTATCGAAGCTGAACTTCGTGCAAGCACGGAGAGTTATCCCGCGTTTATCTCAATTTCAGAAAAGGAAGACCGTCAGGATGCAGCCCTCATATTTACACATGCCATGAATGCCGAGGCCAGGCACGCCGTACTCTATAAAAAAGCACTTGAGGAAGTAAACGCTGGCAAAGATTTCGATGCGAAGACCATCTACCTATGTCCTGTCTGCGGAAATGTCGAGATCGACAACGTTCCGGAACACTGCCCTGTCTGCGGTGTTCCAGGCTCCTCATTCAAAGTAATCGAGTAA